A stretch of DNA from Chloroflexota bacterium:
AAGCCGTCCTCGGCGCGCGGGAACTCGAGCGCACCGAACACGACCTGGATCGGCGCGAGACGCTCGGCAATCGCTTCGTGGATGCGTCGATACTCGGCGCGGGCCTCGCGGTCCCGACTGCCATGGGCCATCATCAGAACCGATTGATCGCTCGTATTGCTCATCTAGCTTGACATCCTGGTGTGGCACGCCGACGTGCTGGGAGATGTGGCTCGTCGCACGGCCCGGTCTGAGGGTCGACCGACGCGATGGTACGGTCGATGGTCGTATTATGAGGGCTATGCCGCGTGGTTCAACCGATCCGCTCGTGACGATTTCTGTCTGATGCTGCTGTTCACTCAGGCCCGGCGGCTGCTGGGCGGTCCGCCGAGGGCGTCGCTGCTCGCCGTACTCGCCTTGTTGGCTGCCCTGCTGGCTGGCGGGGCCTGCGGATTCGGCACGCCGGCGGCTGCACCGATCCCGCTCCCGACGCCCGCCCCGCTCCCCCGCCCGACCGCCGAGCCGCCGGCCTCGGTCGCGGCGTGGTACCTGGCGGCCCAGGCCGGCAACGAGGAGAAGGTCCGGATCCGCGCCGACCTGACCCAACCCGAGATCGACCGCATCCGACGGGTCGTCGAGCGCCGCTACCCGAAGCTGGCCGTTGACTGGTCGCGCGGCAGCGACGCGTCGCTGTTCCAGACCACGGCTGACGAGATTCGGGCCGGCACGGCGAACTGGGACATCTACATCGGCGACAGCGGCCCGACGCTCGCCCTGGCTCGGGCCGCCCTGCGCTGGACCCCACCAGAGGGCCGCAACGTGCGCCCCGAGCTGATCGACGGCGAGGGCGGCTGGTACGCGATGGCCGCGACGTACCACGTCATGCAGTACAGCAGCGAACAGGTGCCACCGGCGGCCGTGCCGCGCGCTTACGAGATGCTGCAGGATCCGGGGTATCTCGGGCGGCTTGCCATCGAGGATCAGTCGCTGGTCTGGCTGAAGGGGCTGATCGAGACGCGCGGCCAGGAGCGGACCGCTGCGCTGATCCAGGCGCTGGCACAGCAGGGCGTCACGTTTCGGGGCGACGCCCGCTCGCTGGTCGCCTTCGTGACGGCGGGCGAGCATGCCGTGGCCATCGACACTCGCCTTGACGCAGTCGAGCGAGACAAACGCAGCGGTGGCAAGACCGGCTGGGCGGCCGTTGAGCCGGTGCTCGTTCAACCGCTGGCGATGGTCGTCTCCGCCAGCACCGACCGACCAAACGCCACGAAGGTCGTGGCCAACCTGCTGCTCTCGCTCGACGTGCAGGAGATCCTGGCCGAGCATGGCCGCGTGCCCAGCCGCGCCGACGCCGACTCGGAGCCACAGTCGCCGGTCCGGGGATTGCGGACGCAGGTCGTGCTGCCGCCAGACAGCGCCCGCGAGCGCGAGCTGCGCGCGCTCTGGTCGGAGCTGTGGGGCCGACGCTGACGCGGGTCAACGCGGTCCAGGGCGGCCCCGGCTAACCGTTGCTGAGGCGGCTTTCCACCACCTATGCTACCCACCAGATCGAGTGAGCACAGACTGACTCGCCGTATCAATTCTGGCAAAGGCGGTGCGCGTGCGAACGACACAGTTCGGGGCGCACTCCGGTTTCGGCGCTTGGGGCGACGAATCGGAGCTGGCGAGCGCGGCAGCGGAGCGCGGTGACCGGGGACGCGGCCTGCACGAGGAGCACATTGAGAAGGCCATCCTGTCAAACGGCGTGACGGTCCTCTCGCGGTACCTGACCGATCCCGACATCGTTGCGATCAGCATCGGCGCGCGGGCGGGCGCTCGCAACGAGGACGACGCCACGGCCGGCGCCACCAAGTTCCTGGAGAAGCTGTACGTCCAGGGAACCACCCGCCGCCCTGGACCCGAGC
This window harbors:
- a CDS encoding ABC transporter substrate-binding protein, with protein sequence MLLFTQARRLLGGPPRASLLAVLALLAALLAGGACGFGTPAAAPIPLPTPAPLPRPTAEPPASVAAWYLAAQAGNEEKVRIRADLTQPEIDRIRRVVERRYPKLAVDWSRGSDASLFQTTADEIRAGTANWDIYIGDSGPTLALARAALRWTPPEGRNVRPELIDGEGGWYAMAATYHVMQYSSEQVPPAAVPRAYEMLQDPGYLGRLAIEDQSLVWLKGLIETRGQERTAALIQALAQQGVTFRGDARSLVAFVTAGEHAVAIDTRLDAVERDKRSGGKTGWAAVEPVLVQPLAMVVSASTDRPNATKVVANLLLSLDVQEILAEHGRVPSRADADSEPQSPVRGLRTQVVLPPDSARERELRALWSELWGRR